Proteins from a single region of Belliella baltica DSM 15883:
- a CDS encoding glycoside hydrolase family 43 protein — translation MKLNLKPFFLFCIMLLQFGNSYGQNPIIQTSFTADPAPMVYNDKVYLYTSHDEDESTWFTMNDWRLYTTEDMVNWTDHGAVLSYKEFAWGKMNAWAPQCTERDGKFYMYVPITDKNNQNGIGVAVSDSPYGPFIDPLGKPLISNSSADIDPTVFVDDDGQAYLMWGNPVCYFAKLNEDMISLDGEVGQFPNTIESFGKRKADDPKRPTTYEEGPWLYKRNDLYYLLFAAGELPEHLGYSTSDSPTGPWKYQGVLMPAEGKSFTNHPGIIDYKGKTYLFYHNGALPGGSGFNRSVAVEEVTFNDDGTIVPMKMTEGITKSLGSINPYVKNEAETIAWSEGVKAKQNEVVGNFIIATRNEAYTKVAGVDFRSEGASKFSARLGTIHNGDVNMEVRLDGKDGKLLASVRVPLTGGDDRWALINTDIENVSGVHDLYFVFKGKAQSNIMYFDYWSFSK, via the coding sequence ATGAAACTTAATCTTAAGCCATTTTTTCTTTTTTGTATCATGTTGCTTCAGTTTGGAAATAGCTATGGGCAAAACCCAATTATCCAAACCTCCTTCACTGCAGATCCTGCACCGATGGTTTACAATGACAAAGTCTATCTCTACACATCCCATGATGAAGATGAATCGACTTGGTTTACAATGAACGATTGGCGACTGTACACCACTGAAGATATGGTCAATTGGACTGATCACGGAGCTGTTTTGTCATACAAAGAATTTGCTTGGGGAAAAATGAATGCATGGGCACCACAATGCACCGAACGTGATGGGAAATTCTACATGTATGTTCCAATTACTGATAAAAATAATCAAAATGGAATTGGTGTAGCTGTTTCTGATAGCCCCTATGGGCCTTTTATCGATCCTTTGGGCAAGCCACTGATCAGTAATTCCAGTGCAGATATTGATCCCACTGTATTTGTTGATGATGATGGACAGGCGTATTTGATGTGGGGGAATCCAGTTTGCTACTTTGCAAAACTCAACGAAGACATGATTTCTCTCGATGGCGAAGTTGGTCAATTTCCCAATACAATTGAATCCTTCGGAAAAAGAAAGGCTGATGATCCCAAAAGACCTACAACTTATGAAGAAGGCCCTTGGCTTTACAAGCGAAATGATTTGTATTATTTACTTTTTGCCGCTGGAGAACTTCCAGAGCATCTGGGTTATTCGACAAGTGATAGCCCAACTGGTCCATGGAAATATCAAGGAGTGCTGATGCCCGCTGAAGGTAAGAGTTTTACGAATCATCCCGGGATCATCGATTACAAAGGCAAAACCTATCTTTTTTACCACAACGGAGCACTGCCGGGTGGGAGTGGATTCAATAGGTCTGTTGCTGTGGAAGAAGTTACTTTCAATGATGATGGAACCATAGTGCCGATGAAAATGACAGAAGGCATAACTAAAAGTCTTGGCTCAATCAATCCTTATGTGAAGAATGAAGCAGAAACAATAGCTTGGTCAGAAGGTGTAAAAGCAAAGCAAAATGAGGTAGTTGGAAATTTCATTATTGCCACAAGAAATGAAGCCTATACCAAAGTTGCTGGAGTTGATTTCCGATCAGAGGGCGCTTCAAAGTTCTCGGCAAGGTTAGGGACCATCCACAATGGTGATGTGAATATGGAGGTAAGGCTTGATGGTAAAGATGGGAAGTTGTTAGCTAGTGTAAGAGTCCCACTTACAGGGGGAGATGATAGGTGGGCATTGATCAATACCGATATTGAAAATGTGTCAGGAGTTCATGATTTATACTTTGTATTTAAAGGAAAAGCACAAAGCAATATCATGTATTTTGACTATTGGAGTTTTTCTAAATGA
- a CDS encoding endo-1,4-beta-xylanase has protein sequence MKPFHIKSLLFSLTLLLSFDTVSSQSLKKSYEQFFDIGAAIGVREASGTEKRAYPILDKHFNSLTPENLMKWGSIHPRLEEYNFGPMDNLVELAEKLDARVVGHTLVWHNQTPNWVYEDENGELLSKEALLLRMEDHISNVVSRYKGKVHGYDVVNEAFFDDGQYRTSKWYNAAGKDFIKRAFIKANEIDPNTELYYNDYNMWKPEKRDAAIELAKELREEGIRIDGIGMQGHYGLESPSIEIIEASIVKIAEAGFKVMFTEVDIDVLPNPVNRHGADIDATFPADEKYNIYKEGLPEEVQKQLVQRYKELFELFKKHEDKITRVTFWGVHDGGSWLNNWPMPGRTAYPLLIDKDFKEKKDIIDALIKVAEK, from the coding sequence ATGAAACCATTTCACATAAAATCACTTTTATTTAGCCTTACACTTTTACTCAGTTTTGACACGGTTAGTAGTCAATCTTTGAAAAAGAGCTATGAACAATTCTTCGATATTGGAGCAGCAATAGGAGTTAGAGAAGCTAGTGGAACAGAAAAAAGAGCTTACCCAATTTTAGATAAACACTTCAATAGCCTCACTCCCGAAAACTTAATGAAATGGGGTTCCATTCACCCAAGATTGGAGGAATATAATTTTGGTCCTATGGACAATTTGGTTGAGTTGGCTGAAAAATTAGATGCGCGAGTAGTAGGACATACACTTGTTTGGCATAATCAGACTCCAAATTGGGTTTATGAAGATGAAAATGGCGAACTTCTTTCAAAAGAAGCTTTGCTGCTGAGAATGGAAGATCATATTTCAAATGTAGTCAGCAGGTACAAAGGAAAAGTTCATGGCTATGATGTAGTCAACGAAGCGTTTTTTGATGATGGACAATACAGGACTTCAAAATGGTACAATGCAGCTGGAAAAGATTTTATCAAAAGAGCATTTATCAAAGCAAATGAAATTGATCCAAACACAGAGTTGTACTACAACGATTACAATATGTGGAAGCCAGAAAAAAGAGATGCAGCCATTGAACTGGCAAAAGAACTTAGAGAAGAAGGAATTAGAATCGATGGAATTGGCATGCAAGGGCATTACGGATTAGAATCTCCTAGCATCGAAATCATCGAAGCTTCAATCGTAAAAATTGCAGAAGCTGGCTTCAAGGTCATGTTTACAGAAGTGGATATTGATGTGCTGCCAAATCCTGTCAACAGACATGGCGCAGATATCGATGCTACCTTTCCCGCAGACGAAAAATATAATATTTACAAAGAAGGATTACCTGAGGAAGTTCAAAAGCAGTTGGTTCAACGATACAAGGAGTTATTTGAGCTTTTCAAAAAACATGAAGATAAGATAACTCGAGTTACATTTTGGGGAGTGCATGATGGTGGGAGTTGGCTCAATAACTGGCCTATGCCAGGAAGGACGGCTTATCCACTATTGATAGATAAAGACTTTAAAGAAAAAAAAGACATCATTGATGCTTTGATCAAAGTAGCCGAGAAATAA
- a CDS encoding SDR family NAD(P)-dependent oxidoreductase, with amino-acid sequence MNQHTQKIAIVTGGASGLGLATSQKFVKEGIKTIIIGRDQQKLDDVKAELGDLAHTIAFDLSDLEKIPELIESIKSEFGQIDILVNNAGINMKKNFLEVTNEDFYKVMNTNVFSVFAISREVSKVMVKQGLGSIVMISSMTAKYGIPKVIAYTAAKNAIEGMTKAMAVELSPLGIRVNCVAPGFIVTAMSSKALDSDPERKNKVLGRTPMGKMGAPEDVAEAVYYFATSSSSYVTGTSLAVDGGNSIGF; translated from the coding sequence ATGAATCAACATACTCAAAAAATAGCGATTGTCACAGGTGGTGCATCAGGACTCGGTTTGGCGACCAGTCAAAAATTTGTCAAGGAAGGAATCAAAACCATCATCATTGGTAGAGATCAGCAAAAACTCGATGATGTAAAAGCTGAACTAGGTGATTTAGCACATACTATTGCATTTGATTTGAGTGATTTAGAGAAAATTCCAGAGCTCATCGAAAGCATCAAAAGTGAATTTGGTCAGATTGATATTTTGGTCAATAATGCTGGAATCAATATGAAGAAAAACTTCCTTGAAGTTACTAATGAAGATTTCTACAAAGTGATGAATACGAATGTATTTTCTGTATTTGCAATAAGTAGGGAAGTGAGTAAAGTGATGGTAAAACAGGGACTTGGATCTATTGTAATGATTTCATCCATGACAGCTAAATATGGCATTCCAAAAGTAATTGCCTACACGGCAGCAAAAAATGCAATCGAAGGCATGACCAAAGCTATGGCCGTAGAATTATCTCCATTAGGAATAAGAGTGAATTGTGTAGCACCTGGTTTTATAGTCACTGCGATGTCTTCAAAAGCATTGGATTCAGATCCAGAACGAAAAAATAAAGTATTGGGAAGAACACCCATGGGGAAAATGGGAGCTCCGGAAGATGTGGCTGAGGCAGTTTATTATTTTGCTACTAGCTCCTCTTCTTATGTGACTGGAACAAGCCTAGCTGTAGATGGAGGAAACTCAATTGGATTTTAA
- a CDS encoding endo-1,4-beta-xylanase: protein MFKVNVTLMKKCRINFWTIIIFSVYTFGCNSTEEIDPIIEDPKDQNDDKEEEVVAIPLKELFKDYFPIGAAITPQHADLATIHGEALVKHFNSVTAENVMKPESLQRNKGVYTWEGADRIVQFAKNNNLQVRGHTLTWHSQSPDWMFYDENGELLSREVASAQLEEHITTVMSRYKGDVYAWDVVNEAMSDWDPNGEIIYREDSPWYKIFGPSYIDSAFVFAHRADPEAKLFYNDYNSIFSWKRNKIYDLVKRLKDNNIPIDGVGLQGHWMIETSEQDIRTTLDLFRGLGVEIQITELDLPVYLSSNEEGSMVYTETFSQRQKQTYSMIFQVLLDYKDVITGVTFWGIGDDASWLDQPGRKAFPFLLDENLQPKPAYFEVQKLLN from the coding sequence ATGTTTAAAGTAAATGTTACGCTGATGAAAAAATGTAGAATTAATTTTTGGACCATAATTATATTTTCAGTTTACACCTTCGGCTGTAATTCTACGGAGGAGATTGATCCTATTATTGAGGACCCAAAAGATCAAAATGATGACAAGGAGGAAGAAGTTGTTGCCATTCCATTGAAAGAATTATTTAAGGATTATTTTCCAATCGGTGCAGCGATTACTCCTCAGCATGCAGACCTTGCGACCATTCATGGAGAGGCATTGGTCAAACATTTTAATAGTGTGACTGCCGAAAATGTAATGAAGCCAGAATCTTTGCAGCGGAATAAAGGGGTCTATACTTGGGAAGGAGCAGATAGGATTGTTCAGTTTGCTAAAAACAACAATCTGCAAGTAAGGGGGCATACTTTGACTTGGCATTCACAATCTCCTGATTGGATGTTTTATGATGAAAATGGAGAACTTTTGTCAAGGGAAGTTGCTTCAGCACAATTAGAAGAGCATATCACAACTGTTATGTCAAGGTACAAGGGCGATGTTTATGCTTGGGATGTTGTCAATGAAGCAATGTCTGACTGGGATCCAAATGGGGAAATAATCTATAGAGAAGATTCTCCTTGGTATAAAATTTTTGGACCATCTTACATTGATTCAGCCTTTGTCTTTGCCCACAGAGCAGATCCGGAAGCGAAGCTATTTTATAATGATTACAATTCCATTTTCAGTTGGAAGCGAAATAAGATTTATGATCTAGTCAAGAGGTTAAAAGATAACAATATACCAATCGATGGAGTAGGACTACAAGGTCACTGGATGATAGAGACCTCAGAACAGGATATCAGGACTACATTAGATTTATTTAGAGGACTCGGTGTAGAAATTCAAATTACAGAATTGGATCTTCCTGTATATTTATCCAGTAATGAAGAAGGTTCTATGGTTTATACAGAAACCTTTTCACAAAGACAAAAGCAGACTTATAGCATGATTTTTCAAGTTTTATTGGACTACAAAGATGTCATCACAGGAGTTACATTTTGGGGAATTGGCGATGACGCATCTTGGCTCGATCAGCCTGGAAGAAAGGCTTTTCCTTTTTTACTCGATGAAAATTTACAGCCTAAGCCTGCTTATTTTGAAGTTCAAAAGTTGCTAAATTAA
- a CDS encoding helix-turn-helix domain-containing protein: MISLISPSKAQQKIAANIRERRLLLELTQEGLAERSGVPLATLRKFEQKGMISLESLLKLLLVVGGLEEIVNTLKPQKSKFASIDDVLKERNQVERKRGHKK, encoded by the coding sequence ATGATATCACTTATATCCCCTTCAAAAGCACAGCAAAAAATAGCAGCAAATATCAGAGAAAGGAGATTGCTTTTGGAATTAACCCAAGAAGGTTTAGCGGAGCGATCAGGGGTACCACTTGCTACATTGCGTAAATTTGAACAAAAAGGAATGATCTCTCTCGAATCTCTTCTAAAACTTTTATTGGTTGTGGGTGGACTGGAAGAAATTGTAAATACACTAAAACCACAAAAATCGAAATTTGCATCTATTGATGATGTTTTAAAAGAGCGGAATCAAGTTGAGAGAAAAAGAGGACATAAAAAATGA
- a CDS encoding alpha/beta hydrolase codes for MKSLKLPAILFIALISNFSFAQDSNIIAPNGFDKPQEGISKGEVKKISYPSTTVGKDRVANIYFPPGYVATQEYPVLYLLHGIGGDEREWLDQGHPEIILDNLYAENKVKPMIIVMPNGRAMKNDRAEGNIFGEEQVKAFATFEQDLMVDLIPFIEKNYKVKSGVENRAVAGLSMGGGQSLNFGLNHPEDFAWIGSFSPAPNTKQGEGLLPKPEATKANLKLLFLSCGDQDNLMNVSNRTHDFLNEQGIEHIYRIIPDHYHNFEYWKNELYYFAQLIF; via the coding sequence ATGAAAAGTCTAAAATTACCAGCCATTTTGTTCATTGCATTGATATCAAATTTTTCATTTGCACAAGATTCGAATATCATCGCACCAAATGGATTTGATAAACCTCAAGAAGGGATTTCCAAAGGAGAGGTTAAAAAAATCTCTTATCCATCCACAACAGTTGGAAAAGACAGAGTTGCAAACATTTATTTTCCGCCAGGGTATGTTGCTACTCAGGAATACCCGGTACTTTATTTATTGCATGGAATAGGAGGGGATGAAAGGGAATGGCTAGATCAAGGACACCCAGAAATCATCTTGGACAATCTCTATGCGGAGAATAAGGTAAAGCCAATGATTATCGTCATGCCCAATGGTCGCGCCATGAAAAATGACCGCGCTGAAGGAAATATTTTCGGAGAGGAGCAAGTAAAAGCTTTTGCTACTTTCGAACAGGATCTGATGGTTGATTTGATTCCTTTTATAGAGAAAAATTACAAAGTGAAATCTGGAGTTGAAAATAGGGCAGTTGCCGGATTATCGATGGGTGGAGGACAATCCTTGAACTTTGGATTGAATCATCCGGAAGATTTTGCTTGGATTGGTTCATTTTCACCGGCTCCAAATACAAAACAAGGTGAGGGTTTACTTCCCAAACCTGAGGCAACTAAGGCAAACTTGAAGTTGTTGTTTTTGAGTTGTGGAGATCAGGATAATTTGATGAATGTCTCGAATAGAACACATGATTTTCTGAATGAACAGGGAATAGAACATATCTACAGAATCATTCCAGACCACTACCATAATTTCGAGTATTGGAAAAATGAGTTGTATTATTTTGCGCAGTTGATATTTTAG
- a CDS encoding 6-bladed beta-propeller: MNTLSPIKARDGTLLYRRFLNDTIYKIESQIPSPYLVLDHGENSFSLQKNLSNKEIDDSELEGKLSNYAINQLYLENSTHQLVFFFNKATPYFGIKNKKSDKSVLIEFMNFENDITFTQNFAFTHVSDDSFIATVDPAFIFMNKLDTSAYPARMKEILKTLEEGDNPILLISKFKF, from the coding sequence ATTAATACTTTATCCCCTATTAAAGCTAGAGACGGGACGTTGTTGTACAGAAGGTTTTTAAATGATACCATTTATAAAATTGAGTCCCAAATACCAAGTCCATATTTGGTATTGGATCATGGTGAAAACTCTTTTTCATTACAAAAAAATCTTTCAAATAAAGAAATAGATGATTCTGAATTGGAAGGGAAATTATCCAATTATGCTATCAATCAGTTATATCTTGAAAACTCAACTCATCAACTGGTTTTTTTCTTTAACAAAGCAACTCCGTATTTTGGGATTAAAAATAAAAAGTCTGATAAATCTGTATTAATTGAGTTCATGAATTTTGAAAATGATATTACTTTCACTCAGAATTTCGCATTTACTCATGTCTCTGACGATTCTTTCATTGCAACTGTTGACCCTGCATTTATTTTCATGAATAAATTGGATACTTCTGCCTACCCAGCAAGGATGAAAGAAATTTTAAAGACCCTTGAAGAAGGAGACAATCCTATCTTATTGATTTCTAAATTTAAATTTTGA
- a CDS encoding Gfo/Idh/MocA family oxidoreductase, translating into MSKEENQSKPTEKKDRRDFLKKSALAIGAFHIIPSHVLFSKSEIRNKAGEIVQMASKVPSDRVNLACIGIGNRGEQVINDFGRTGLSNVVALCDVDMGAPHTVNILEKHSKAKRYKDFRVLFNQSEVEFDAAVICTPDFSHFPITMHAMASGKPVYVEKPMARTFQEVELMMKAAKKYGVVTQMGNQGHSEANSFQFKSWVDAGIIKDVHAITCHMNSRRRWHGWDTSNTSYPKAEPIPETLDWDLWLTTAEHHDYNKDFANGQWRCWYEFGMGALGDWGAHIMDSFHRYLDLGLPEEINAVKLDGHNPLFYPQATTLDFKFPKRDEMPAVNVTWYDGLENLPPIPEGYGSSELSDDIPAAGTGQIEKRTLNPGKIIYSKDLTFKGGSHGSTLSIIPEVAANDMKGNLPEVPESSSNHFANFLLACKGEEKTRSPFEISGPLSQIFSLGVLAQQMNTNLKFDRKNKVITNNKVANELLNGTPPRKGWEEYYKI; encoded by the coding sequence ATGTCAAAAGAAGAGAATCAATCGAAACCTACAGAAAAGAAAGACAGAAGGGATTTTCTCAAGAAAAGTGCCTTAGCAATTGGTGCTTTTCATATTATCCCGAGTCATGTTTTATTTTCCAAATCAGAAATTAGAAATAAAGCTGGTGAAATTGTCCAAATGGCTTCCAAAGTGCCAAGTGATCGTGTCAATCTGGCTTGTATTGGAATTGGTAATAGAGGAGAACAAGTGATCAACGATTTTGGTAGAACAGGTTTATCAAATGTTGTGGCACTCTGTGATGTAGATATGGGTGCTCCGCATACAGTAAATATTCTCGAAAAGCATTCCAAAGCAAAACGGTATAAGGATTTTAGAGTTCTTTTTAATCAAAGTGAAGTTGAATTTGATGCCGCTGTGATTTGTACACCGGATTTTTCGCATTTCCCTATCACCATGCATGCAATGGCTTCTGGAAAACCTGTGTATGTCGAGAAACCTATGGCAAGGACATTTCAAGAAGTAGAGTTGATGATGAAGGCTGCCAAGAAATATGGTGTAGTGACCCAAATGGGTAATCAAGGTCATTCGGAAGCTAATTCATTTCAATTCAAATCTTGGGTAGATGCTGGAATCATCAAAGATGTTCACGCCATTACTTGCCATATGAATAGCCGAAGAAGATGGCATGGTTGGGATACTTCCAATACAAGCTATCCAAAGGCAGAGCCAATACCAGAAACACTTGATTGGGATCTTTGGCTGACAACAGCCGAACATCATGATTACAATAAGGATTTTGCAAATGGACAGTGGAGGTGCTGGTACGAATTCGGAATGGGAGCTTTGGGAGATTGGGGTGCACATATCATGGATAGTTTCCATAGATATTTAGATTTAGGACTTCCAGAAGAAATCAATGCAGTAAAATTGGATGGACATAATCCACTCTTTTATCCTCAAGCCACTACACTTGATTTTAAATTTCCAAAAAGAGATGAAATGCCAGCTGTAAATGTAACTTGGTATGATGGATTGGAAAATTTACCTCCAATTCCTGAGGGTTACGGAAGTTCAGAGTTGAGTGATGATATCCCTGCGGCAGGCACTGGTCAAATTGAAAAAAGGACCCTGAATCCAGGAAAAATCATCTATAGCAAAGATTTGACTTTCAAGGGAGGATCACATGGAAGTACACTTTCTATCATTCCAGAAGTAGCTGCCAATGACATGAAAGGAAACTTACCTGAAGTTCCCGAGAGTAGCTCCAACCATTTTGCAAACTTCCTTTTAGCTTGTAAAGGCGAAGAAAAAACAAGGTCGCCTTTTGAAATCTCAGGACCATTAAGCCAAATATTTTCACTTGGTGTCTTGGCTCAACAGATGAATACTAACCTGAAATTTGATAGAAAAAACAAGGTAATTACCAATAACAAAGTGGCAAATGAGCTGCTGAATGGTACTCCACCAAGAAAAGGTTGGGAAGAGTATTACAAAATATGA
- a CDS encoding 7TM-DISM domain-containing protein, with the protein MIQLNDSSSQIHITTHFDYFLDTTSKYAIDEIASSNFEDHFRRVTDPHVLFDYLDSHIWLRITINNNQSIHNHSWYLESWGFDIKNITFYFPRPDGTFEPSTAGFERPFNERNVKHKNFNYFLDLRPSETKTYFLKVKRSYNQEFSFHLRTNEKFLSHSLNEYFLLGIYYGVLVIILTFNLYLFYRLRDTLYLYFPCLIIACIWFSLGRDGLGFQYLWPNSPWVNKLNNEKVIELIIILATLLFSERYIQKYTKNKNVMKLTVWAIMLKLLLFVNQLFIFELNYIHYIVITIIILLVPFSLGLYSLIKAKIYSWSYVFAYLCLFLVIVYSYSRSIQLFDNPVLNWYFVYPVIFAEMILFSFSIFNQLKFLQNQFLEANAEKTIALEKNNQLTQELNSKLKEKVRARTEKIEKMAADLAQKNVELQTTNVKLQELNSQVTQLNNYLQENNEKLRSSVEEVTKDLALMKGLGFDDFKNVFPDKDTCLKFLSELKWKDKYHCKKCEYNKFTEGPNHGKRCRNCNYYESPTVDTLFHKLKFPIEKAFYILYLSNRKDVDLTLNELSEILELRRETCWAFKNKISQAMEKVGHNTDLNGWETLALVHLE; encoded by the coding sequence GTGATACAACTAAATGATAGTAGTTCACAAATTCATATTACAACACACTTTGACTATTTTCTAGATACTACTTCCAAATATGCTATCGATGAAATAGCCAGTAGTAATTTTGAAGATCATTTTCGACGTGTCACCGATCCACATGTACTATTTGATTATTTAGATTCTCATATTTGGCTACGAATTACTATCAACAACAATCAATCAATACATAATCACTCTTGGTATCTAGAATCGTGGGGATTTGATATCAAAAACATCACTTTTTATTTTCCAAGGCCAGATGGGACATTTGAACCATCGACGGCAGGATTTGAAAGACCGTTTAATGAAAGAAATGTAAAACATAAAAACTTTAACTATTTCCTAGATCTTAGACCATCGGAGACAAAAACATACTTTTTAAAAGTCAAAAGAAGCTACAACCAAGAGTTTAGCTTTCATCTTAGAACTAATGAAAAATTCTTGTCACATTCTCTCAATGAATACTTTCTTTTGGGAATATATTATGGAGTTTTAGTAATTATTTTGACCTTCAACCTGTATCTTTTTTACAGACTAAGAGACACGCTTTATCTCTACTTCCCCTGTTTGATTATTGCTTGTATATGGTTTTCGCTTGGAAGAGATGGGTTAGGATTTCAATATCTCTGGCCAAACTCACCTTGGGTCAATAAGCTGAATAATGAGAAAGTAATCGAGTTGATCATCATCCTTGCTACATTATTATTCTCAGAACGATACATTCAGAAATACACAAAAAACAAAAATGTTATGAAGCTTACTGTTTGGGCTATCATGCTCAAGCTACTTCTTTTTGTCAATCAACTATTTATTTTCGAGTTAAATTACATCCATTATATCGTTATCACGATTATCATTTTGTTGGTTCCTTTTTCATTAGGATTATATTCTTTGATCAAGGCAAAGATTTATTCTTGGTCTTATGTTTTTGCTTATTTATGTTTGTTTCTCGTGATAGTCTATTCTTATTCAAGAAGTATTCAATTGTTTGACAACCCTGTACTTAACTGGTATTTCGTTTACCCTGTGATTTTTGCTGAGATGATTCTATTTTCTTTCTCAATTTTCAATCAGCTTAAATTTCTTCAAAACCAATTTTTGGAAGCAAATGCTGAGAAAACTATCGCTCTAGAGAAAAACAATCAACTCACACAGGAATTGAATTCAAAACTCAAAGAAAAAGTAAGAGCCAGAACAGAGAAAATAGAAAAAATGGCTGCTGACCTTGCGCAAAAAAATGTTGAGCTGCAGACTACAAATGTGAAATTACAGGAGCTGAATTCTCAGGTAACTCAATTGAATAATTATCTGCAAGAAAACAATGAGAAACTAAGATCAAGTGTTGAAGAAGTAACCAAGGATTTGGCCCTAATGAAAGGGCTCGGATTTGACGATTTTAAGAATGTTTTTCCAGATAAAGATACTTGTCTCAAATTTCTATCCGAATTGAAATGGAAAGATAAATATCATTGTAAGAAATGCGAATACAATAAATTTACAGAAGGACCAAACCATGGAAAAAGATGTAGGAATTGCAATTACTATGAATCTCCTACTGTGGACACTTTATTTCACAAGCTTAAATTCCCTATAGAAAAAGCGTTTTACATTCTTTATCTCTCAAATAGAAAAGACGTTGACCTTACTCTCAACGAGCTTTCTGAGATTCTCGAATTGAGAAGAGAAACCTGCTGGGCATTCAAAAATAAAATCTCCCAAGCGATGGAAAAAGTCGGTCACAATACAGACCTGAATGGCTGGGAAACGCTGGCATTGGTGCATTTGGAATAG
- a CDS encoding type II toxin-antitoxin system HipA family toxin, translated as MTAQISEIKVGIDFGTGIDPVGRLAIRDQTIYFEYDMKFVQKGMEISPFRLPLRSGVIELPNRPFDGLAGVFSDSLPDGWGRLLFDRMVRSQGFIPEDFSPLDKLAHVGLYGMGALVYEPSNTPEDINERIDLDHLAYQTEEVLKGSSEEVISELLSLNGSSAGARPKALIGVDSSFKNIAFGAQSIEKDFEPWLVKFPNSQDGDDSGAIEFIYAKMAKAAGVFLPEVHLFPSLKGPGFFAIKRFDREKDKRFHMHTVSGLLHSDFRTPSLDYEDLLNLTGQITKDFREVEKIYRLAIFNVLSHNRDDHAKNFSFLMDSSRNWKFAPAYDLTFSSGPGGEQSTMVMGEGKKPSINHLVKLGLDAKISKNKIEEIIEQTKSALNQWEPLAKFYGVSKSNIKLVKSSIVELVNS; from the coding sequence ATGACAGCTCAAATTTCAGAAATTAAGGTTGGAATTGATTTTGGTACTGGAATAGATCCTGTTGGAAGACTTGCTATCCGTGATCAAACCATCTACTTCGAGTACGATATGAAATTTGTACAGAAGGGTATGGAAATCTCCCCATTTCGTCTGCCACTGAGAAGTGGAGTAATAGAATTACCAAACCGTCCATTTGACGGATTGGCGGGAGTTTTTAGTGATAGTCTTCCAGATGGCTGGGGTAGATTGCTCTTTGACAGAATGGTTAGATCTCAGGGATTTATACCAGAAGATTTTTCACCTTTGGATAAATTGGCTCATGTAGGTCTTTATGGCATGGGAGCTTTGGTTTATGAGCCAAGTAATACTCCTGAGGATATCAATGAAAGAATTGATTTGGACCATTTGGCATATCAAACAGAAGAAGTTTTGAAAGGAAGTTCGGAAGAAGTTATAAGCGAATTGCTTTCATTAAACGGATCCTCAGCAGGCGCTCGTCCAAAAGCACTCATCGGAGTTGATTCATCTTTCAAAAATATTGCTTTCGGTGCTCAATCAATTGAAAAAGACTTTGAGCCTTGGCTAGTAAAGTTCCCAAATTCCCAAGATGGAGATGACTCAGGAGCAATTGAATTTATATACGCCAAGATGGCAAAAGCAGCAGGTGTTTTTCTGCCTGAAGTACATTTATTTCCTTCTTTAAAAGGACCAGGATTTTTTGCGATCAAGCGTTTTGATAGAGAAAAAGATAAAAGATTTCACATGCATACAGTAAGTGGTTTACTCCACAGTGATTTCAGAACTCCTTCACTTGATTACGAAGACCTTCTTAATTTAACAGGACAGATTACCAAAGATTTCCGTGAGGTTGAGAAAATTTATCGCTTAGCTATTTTCAATGTATTGTCTCATAACAGAGATGATCATGCGAAAAACTTTAGTTTTTTGATGGATTCCTCAAGGAATTGGAAATTTGCTCCAGCTTATGACCTTACCTTTTCAAGTGGGCCCGGTGGAGAACAAAGTACCATGGTTATGGGAGAAGGTAAAAAACCAAGCATCAACCATTTGGTAAAACTTGGTTTGGATGCAAAGATTTCAAAAAATAAAATTGAAGAAATCATTGAGCAAACAAAATCTGCCTTAAATCAATGGGAACCCTTAGCTAAATTCTATGGAGTAAGTAAATCGAATATTAAACTTGTGAAAAGTTCGATTGTGGAATTAGTAAATTCATAA